A window of the Fusobacterium sp. IOR10 genome harbors these coding sequences:
- the glyQ gene encoding glycine--tRNA ligase subunit alpha yields MTFQEIIRTLQDYWGAKGCVLGNPYDIETGAGTFNPNTFLMSLGPEPWKTAYVEPSRRPKDGRYGENPNRVYQHHQFQVIMKPSPGDIQELYLESLRLLGIIPEEHDIRFVEDDWESPTLGAWGLGWEVWLDGMEITQFTYFQQVGGLELEIVPVEITYGLERIALYIQDKSNVYDLDWTEDVKYGDMRYQYEFENSKYSFELANLDSYFKWFDEYELEAKRILDEGLVLPAYDFVLKCSHTFNVLDSRGAISTTERMAYILRVRDLAKKCAEIYVENRKKLGYPLLKKNK; encoded by the coding sequence ATGACATTTCAAGAGATAATAAGAACTCTTCAAGATTATTGGGGAGCTAAGGGGTGTGTTTTGGGAAATCCTTATGACATTGAAACAGGAGCAGGTACATTTAATCCAAACACATTTTTAATGTCTTTGGGACCAGAACCATGGAAAACTGCTTATGTGGAGCCATCAAGAAGACCTAAAGATGGAAGATATGGTGAAAATCCAAATAGAGTTTATCAACATCATCAATTTCAAGTTATAATGAAACCTTCTCCAGGAGATATACAAGAGTTATATTTAGAAAGTTTAAGACTTTTAGGAATAATACCTGAAGAACATGACATAAGATTTGTAGAAGATGACTGGGAATCACCAACTTTAGGAGCTTGGGGACTTGGTTGGGAAGTATGGTTAGATGGAATGGAAATCACTCAATTTACTTATTTTCAACAAGTTGGAGGACTAGAACTTGAAATAGTTCCAGTTGAAATTACTTATGGACTAGAAAGGATAGCACTATATATTCAAGATAAATCAAATGTTTATGATTTAGATTGGACAGAAGATGTTAAATACGGAGATATGAGATATCAATATGAATTTGAAAATTCAAAATATTCATTTGAATTGGCTAATTTAGATTCATACTTTAAATGGTTTGATGAATATGAATTAGAGGCAAAGAGAATTTTAGATGAAGGGTTAGTCTTACCTGCATATGATTTTGTTTTAAAATGTTCTCACACATTTAATGTTTTAGATTCAAGAGGGGCTATTTCAACAACAGAAAGAATGGCATATATTTTAAGAGTTAGAGACTTAGCTAAAAAATGTGCAGAAATTTATGTGGAAAATAGAAAAAAATTAGGATATCCTTTGTTGAAGAAAAATAAATAA
- the lspA gene encoding signal peptidase II → MYIYMIGIVMLVLIDQLTKFLVDNSMFLGDTLEIIPNFFHITYVQNRGIAFGVFQGKINIISVITVLAIILLLIYFIRTFKENKKIENVSYLLIVSGAIGNMIDRVFRGYVVDMIDFRGIWSFVFNMSDVYINIGVALIILDMFLKKDHKSEK, encoded by the coding sequence ATGTATATATATATGATTGGAATAGTTATGTTGGTCTTAATAGACCAACTAACTAAATTTTTAGTTGATAATAGTATGTTTCTAGGTGATACATTAGAAATAATACCAAATTTTTTCCATATAACATATGTCCAAAATAGAGGAATAGCTTTTGGTGTATTTCAAGGAAAGATAAATATAATCAGTGTAATTACAGTTTTAGCAATCATATTACTTTTAATTTATTTTATTAGAACTTTTAAAGAAAATAAAAAAATTGAAAATGTATCTTATTTATTAATTGTTAGTGGTGCTATTGGGAATATGATAGATAGGGTTTTCAGAGGATACGTAGTTGATATGATTGATTTTCGTGGAATTTGGAGCTTTGTATTTAACATGTCAGATGTTTATATTAATATAGGAGTTGCTTTAATAATTTTAGATATGTTTTTAAAAAAAGATCATAAATCTGAAAAATAA
- the glyS gene encoding glycine--tRNA ligase subunit beta: MRLLFEIGMEENPARFLVNALNSLKLNLEKKLKEKRIKYKEVKIYGTPRRLVVLVEDLLEKQEDLDVLNMGPAKRVAYDESGEISRAGMGFAKSQGVDPKNLEIIETKKGEYIAARKFSKGIETKKILPDLLKELVCELEFPKSMKWGDKNFRFARPIQWFLAICDNELVEFEIEGIKSSLESRGHRFFGEKFEISSVDDYLKKIRENNVIIDIEERKKMIKDMINQNCTKEDEQVLVHENLLNEVANLVEYPYPIVGTFNKDFLEVPQEVLIISMEVHQRYFPILDKNGKLLPKFVVVRNGISYSEKVKLGNEKVLSARLADAKFFYQEDLKKPFEDNIEKLKTVVFQKDLGTIYSKMERVSKIADLLIEKLGYAEDKKNIKRTISLCKADLVSNMINEKEFTELQGFIGADYALKNGEKETVAKGIEEHYFPRFKGDKLPTTKEGIVTGICDRLDTLVGCLGVGVVVTGSKDPFALRRASLAIVNIILNSKLNVSLKDLVEISIEILDEAGILKKDKKDLEKEVLDFLKQRVINVFSDLGYRRDVVLAVVKTSWNNVVDTEERIKVITEEMKDSKFKNVISIIKRVGNITKSHMDTEVNEELFKEKVETELYNFVNGLTISLERKLSDKDYRGYLEVVLSSEDIINEYFNNVMVNDKNEEIKMNRLSQLKKIDVIFREMAELNLIEL, from the coding sequence ATGAGACTATTGTTTGAAATAGGTATGGAAGAAAATCCAGCTAGATTTCTAGTAAATGCATTAAATAGTTTAAAATTAAATTTAGAAAAAAAATTAAAAGAGAAAAGAATAAAATATAAAGAAGTTAAAATATATGGAACACCTAGAAGACTAGTTGTATTAGTTGAAGATTTATTAGAAAAGCAAGAAGATTTAGATGTCTTAAATATGGGACCAGCTAAAAGAGTTGCCTATGATGAATCTGGGGAAATATCTAGAGCAGGAATGGGATTTGCCAAATCTCAAGGTGTAGATCCAAAAAATTTAGAAATAATTGAAACAAAAAAAGGTGAATATATAGCAGCAAGAAAATTTTCAAAGGGAATTGAAACAAAAAAAATATTACCAGATCTACTAAAAGAATTAGTATGTGAATTGGAATTTCCAAAATCAATGAAATGGGGAGATAAAAACTTTAGATTTGCAAGACCTATTCAATGGTTTTTAGCTATCTGTGATAATGAACTTGTGGAATTTGAAATTGAAGGAATAAAAAGTTCTTTAGAATCAAGAGGACATAGATTTTTTGGTGAAAAATTTGAAATTTCCAGTGTTGACGATTATTTGAAAAAAATAAGAGAAAACAACGTAATTATTGATATTGAAGAAAGAAAAAAAATGATTAAAGATATGATAAACCAAAATTGTACTAAAGAAGATGAGCAAGTTTTAGTTCATGAAAATTTATTAAATGAAGTTGCAAATTTAGTTGAATATCCTTATCCTATAGTTGGAACATTTAATAAAGATTTCTTAGAGGTTCCACAAGAAGTTTTAATAATATCAATGGAAGTTCATCAAAGATATTTCCCAATTCTAGATAAAAATGGAAAATTATTACCTAAATTTGTAGTAGTTAGAAATGGTATTTCATATTCAGAAAAAGTAAAATTAGGAAATGAAAAAGTTTTATCAGCAAGACTTGCAGATGCAAAATTTTTCTATCAAGAGGATTTAAAGAAACCATTTGAAGACAATATAGAAAAATTAAAAACAGTTGTTTTCCAAAAAGATTTAGGAACTATATATTCTAAGATGGAAAGAGTTTCTAAAATAGCAGATTTATTAATTGAAAAATTAGGATATGCTGAAGATAAAAAAAATATCAAAAGAACAATAAGTCTATGTAAAGCAGATCTTGTTTCAAATATGATAAATGAAAAAGAATTTACAGAGCTTCAAGGATTTATTGGAGCTGATTATGCTCTTAAAAATGGAGAAAAAGAAACAGTTGCAAAGGGTATAGAAGAACATTATTTCCCTAGATTTAAAGGGGATAAATTGCCAACAACTAAAGAGGGAATTGTTACAGGAATATGTGATAGATTAGATACTTTAGTAGGATGTTTAGGAGTTGGAGTTGTTGTAACAGGTTCAAAGGATCCATTTGCTCTAAGAAGAGCATCTTTAGCAATAGTTAATATAATTCTAAATTCTAAATTAAATGTTTCTTTAAAGGATTTAGTGGAAATATCCATTGAAATTTTAGATGAAGCAGGAATTTTAAAGAAAGATAAAAAAGACTTGGAAAAGGAAGTTTTAGACTTTTTAAAACAAAGAGTTATAAATGTTTTTTCTGATTTAGGTTACAGAAGAGATGTTGTATTAGCAGTTGTAAAAACATCTTGGAATAATGTAGTTGATACAGAGGAAAGAATAAAAGTTATAACAGAAGAAATGAAAGATTCTAAATTTAAAAATGTAATATCTATAATAAAAAGAGTAGGAAATATTACAAAATCTCACATGGATACAGAGGTTAATGAAGAATTATTTAAAGAAAAAGTTGAAACAGAATTATACAATTTTGTAAATGGATTAACAATTTCTTTAGAGAGAAAATTATCAGATAAAGATTATAGAGGATATTTAGAAGTTGTCCTAAGCAGTGAGGATATAATCAATGAATATTTTAATAATGTAATGGTTAACGATAAAAATGAAGAAATAAAAATGAATAGATTGTCTCAATTGAAAAAAATTGATGTTATTTTTAGAGAAATGGCTGAACTTAATTTAATTGAACTTTAA